The DNA segment ATTTACGTCATTTGCAGGTGACTCCAGGAAAGCAAAACCGGTATAACCAGTTTCATATGGTGAATCCCCTGCTTGAGTAGGTTCTCCAATACCATCAGAATCCCAACCAAATACCAAATCCAGAAATGGATCATAATTGGCATTATCATCATCCTCTTCTACCCCTAAGCCATAATCAACAATCTGGGAGAAAAATAAACGAGTTTGATCATTTTCACTTTTGTTGGTCACTCGATAGATGATGAACATGGTATCCTCTGCGAGGATATTTGCCCATTGGAATAATCGAATTTGTGTCTGAAGCCCTAAACCACCCATAGTTGGATCTTCATTAGGACTTGGAAAGTAAACTCCTAATGCGCTATGAGGACCTGTAGTTTCGATATTGGCTGCATATTCAAGATCTGAAAAGTCATCCATTACATAGTAGGATTCCAAATCAGCACTAGCGAACCTTCCATCTCTACCATTCCAGGTTCCTGGCCAACCCGGATCATCCTCACCCAACCTATCCGGCCAAAATGAAGGCCAGGAAGTCATGTCATTGGATAAAGCAGGTACAGGAGCAGCTCCCAGTGTTACCGGGTCAATTCTCAATGGATTATTGAAACCAGGTAACGGCAACCAACCCCAAAGATCGCCACTGTAAGGGCTAATCCTTGCTCCGGCTTGTCGATAATTAATGCTCACCGGATTAAGTGTCGTATCTGCTCCAAAGCCAGAACCAAAGAAGTCGATATACTCCTGAACATTATCTACTCTGTCGGAATACAGTGCATCTACATAAGCAGATACTACCACACCAACTCCATCAATATGCCGACCACCTACACCTCTCGGCCAGACCCCCCATGGAAGGTCATTCCATCGAGAAAGTTCACCATGATTCCTAAAGTTGGTTTCGATAAGGTTACCATCAATAACCCCGCGAGCTACACTTTCAAAATCACCCCTGTATACAACACCATCTGCTGAATCAGGAATAGTTTGTTGAGCCTCGGCACTTGACCAAGACAATAGTACGATAAGTACAAAAAATGATCTTTTAACTATTCTATTTAACATTCTTAGATACTTTTAGAAATTATAGCTTAAGCCAAGTTTAACGGATCGGGGAGCACCTCTTCTGGACTCATCCAAATACCACTCCTCATAAGTATTAAGACCACCGGGTTGTCCTCCACCAGCAAGTCTTCTTGCTAACGCAGTGGATTCATCTGCCAAACCAGTATCCGTATAAATACCAAAGTGTGGATTAGTATCGAATACATTATCTACCTGAAGGAAGAGTTCAATATCATGAGAAACTACTGGTGGCTTGTAATACACTCGCATGTCTGAGTTGAACCATGTTGGTGCATTTTCATTATTTGGAACATTCGACTGTAGGAAGTCACGAATTGAGGTATAAGGATTTCCTGTTTGAAGACTGTTTATTGAGGAAATAGTAAGACCAAATTTACTTACCCATGTAATTGAGTTATTAAGTACATGCCTTCTGTCCCAGTTTAGTCGATTGATGCTAATGATATCATCGGCTCCATTTACAAATCGATTAAATCGCTCATTAGGATCAGATGCTGATCCACTGGCGAATTGCAGAGTATAGTCAAAAGTCCAGGTTACTGGAAGATTTCCACGTTGGTATAGTGAAAGAGTCACCCCTTTTACCGTACCATAATCAATATTCTCCAGACGACTCACCGGAATACCTACCGCACTTCTCACTACTTCGTTACCAGCCAGCTTACGAATATCTTTTGAGAATACAGTTAAGTCTAATCCTAAGGTTTCAGTAAGACCTTGTTGAAGACCGACCTCAAATTGAAGAGTACGCTCTGGCTCAAGGTTTGCGTTACCATAAGAGAAGGTGGCAGCCCCTGGGTTTCTGTCAAACTCGTTGTTAGAGTATAATAAGCTCAACTGAGGGGTTTGGAAAAATAACCCAGCAGAGAATCTCATTACACCTGTTTCAGAAATTGGAAAAGCTACTCCTAATCTTGGGCTTAACTGGAAAGTAGGGTCAGCGTCTGTACGGTTGAATAACGAATCACCAGGGCTGCTTGGATCTGGAATCATTTCTTCGCTTGCCTGAGCTACATCAATTGGAACCACGAAATCAGGCTCAAAATAATCGAATCTAAGTCCGGCATTTACGATTAGGTTGTCGAATTCAAGTTTTACCTGAGAATATCCGGCTCCTTCCCAAGGATTAACATCTAATAAATTGTTGTCTAGCTGGTTGTCTCCCCTAAATGCTGTTTCATCAGGTAAAACTAGAATACCAAATGATTCATTTTCGAGACTGTGGAACCTTGCAGAAACCCCTGTTTTCCATAGTACAATATTATTTACTTGTGAGGTGTAATCTGCAACGATAGTATGAGATTGAGTAATTCCTCTGCTCGAAAACAGATCATTTCCACCCATGTTGAAGGCATCCTGACCCTGCTGAGTAGAAAGTTCAGGAGCAACATATCTTGAATCTAATATTCCTGAAGCATCAACGTCATCATACAGATAATTATCATCTCTATCATTCAAGAAGCTGTAAGAAACGTTTGCAAAAGAATTATCCCCCATCGTGTATCTCAGACCTAAAATGTGAGTCTGGTTTTGGAAATAGTATTTATTAGTACCGAATGGATTGTACTTATATGCCTGATTGTAATTTCTACCATCTCCAGTTTGATAAAACAGGTTGTAATCTAATTTTAATCGGCTGTTAAACTCATACACCACCGATGCATTCATTGAAATTCTTTCCTGGTTATTCATCTCGTAAAAATCACCAGTTCCTGAAGCATTGATCAGCCAGGTACTAGGATCTCCACTACCCGAAACACCAGATTGTAAATCGCTTGGTCGGTATAAATCTCTTCCAATCAAATGACCGGGATTATTTACATATCTAAGAGTAGCCTGAATACCAAGCTTATCTTTAATGATCGGACCACCTAGAGAAACCTGCATATCACGTTCTTCGAATGTTGAGGAAGCCTCTGTATATGAAAAGGTTTCATTTGAAAAATCACTAACCCCCAGGAAACTAGTTTGAGAGGTATTTCTTGTTACAAACTCAAGCTCTCTATCACTTACAATAGTGCCTGCATAGCCAAGAAAATTTCCTGTCCATTCGGAACCTACTCCTTTAGTTACAATATTAACTACCCCACTAAGAGCTTGTCCATATTCTGCATTAAATACCCCACTAATTACTTCCAGACTGGAAACCATATTTTGTTCCACATCAAAAGAAGCTCCGTTACTAAATGCGTTGTTAATTGGCACCCCATTTACCAAATACGAAACTTCACCAATTCTTCCCCCTCTAAAGTGACCGTCAACTACCCCGGCTTGCTGATTAATAGCTTCACTCAAATTTACAATCGGAAGCGCTTCAAGCTGCTCGGAGCTTATGTAAGCAGTAGTAGTAGTCCTGTCTTTTTCTACAATAGGTCGTTCAGCGGTTACAATTACTTCCTGACCTTCTATAACCTCTTCATTCATGGTTACGTCAACTTCGGTGGTTAACCCCAGGATTACTTCCACCTCCTGTACTCTTGTTGTTGCAAAACCTATATAGCTGAAAACAACGACATATTTACCCGGATCCATATTCACAATGGAATACTTACCATCAATATCAGTTAATACCCCTTTTGTAGTACCATCGATAAATACCTGAACACCAATAAGTGGTTCTCCAAATTCATCTATAACTGTTCCGGCTATCTTACCTTTACTTTGCGCCAGAAGGGGAGCGCTTGTCATTAATAACGCAAAAAGAAGAAGAGTGAAGCGTTTCATAGACGTAATAGTCTTTAGTTTTTGTTTTAAAAAAAGAGCGGGCACTATAATGGTGCCCGCCTAACATTGAATACTGCCTATTATTTAATAAGCATCATTTTTCTAGATTGAGAGAAGCTCTCAGTACTTAATCTGTATAAGTACATTCCAGAAGAAAGATTTGCAGCATTGAATAATTGCTGATGACTTCCAGCACTTAATCTTTCGCCATCAAGTAGCGTAGCTACTTTTTGACCAAGCATGTTATACACTTCAAGAGTAACATTAGACGCAGATGCTAATGTGAACTCAATGTTTGTGCTTGGGTTGAATGGGTTAGGATAGTTTTGCTCCAATGAGAAAGCATATGGGCTTTCTGCATCAGGATCTTCTTCATTTGAAACTGTAAATGAAGCGTCCAAACCTGTCATTGCAACAGTTACCCATCTTGATGGAGTATTCCACCAGTCATCCTGACCAGCAAGTGGAGACCAGGAGATTTGAGTATCTCGAGAAGTAGCATCGTTATCATTCAGTGCAAACTGGAATGGTACAGTAGTTACTCCGGTACCTGTTGGGAAATCGAAGTTTACTGACGTAGTGTTTACAGTACTGAATTGAATAGTACTAACAATAGTAAGTAGTCGATACATACCTGCCTGAGAACTATCACCAAGTGTAGCTGAGTTTGGTACTAATTGATCATAAGAACCGGCACCGCCATCCCATGCACTAATAAATGGAGCAGCATCAGAGAAGAATCCAGCACGGAACTGGTAATCAGGCTCATCACCAATCTCAAAAGCATCATGGTCAGATCCTCTAATGAATGACTCAGGAGCATAGGCACCAATGCCCATTTCCCAGCTATCAAAGTTCCAGGCACCGTTACCACCACTAGCTAAAGGTGCAGGTACTAAAATATCATCCATAATTTCTGCATAAATGATCATGAAATCAGCTCCTGAACCAGTTTCGAAACCGACCCACATTTGACCAGAAATATCTGCATCACCGTCACCACCAGTACCGTTCTCGATAGAACGATTTTCACTGTTTATTGTAAAAGGCTGGTAACCTTCAGGGAAGTAACTAGCAATAGTAGCTGCATCTGGGAAAGTCTCGGTATCAACTGCAGTAAAGATTGCATCTGCATCATCAGCGCTAATTTCAGAAATGTAATTTGGCTGAACGCCCATACTAGTTTCGATAGAGCTAACTACAAGGTCACTTTCAGTTCCTGAACCTGTAACAGCTACCACACCATAGTATGCGGTAAAGTCATCAACTAATGTTGGGTGAGGCGCTAATGTAGAGTGATCTAGAGTAAGACCATTCGCAGGATCAATAGTACCTACGTTAACTCCACCATCAGTGGTAGTAAACGCAGTATCACTAAAGAATACTTCGAACATAGCTGCATCTGATTGATCATCAGCTGAAATAGTTACTACACCATTTTCGGTAGCAAGACCGAAGGTAGGAGCTTCTGGTTTAATTTCACGAACTCTTCTAACAATTACATTGTCGAAGTATACGCTTGAAGCATCTGAACCAACTTCAAAACCAAACTTCATCATTGGGAAGTTACCAGTTGCATTTGCTTGCATAGAGTAGGTTTGCATTTCAGTACCTACTTCGATAGTTCCACCAAAGTTTGTCCATCCACCACCTGGTACGTTCTCACCAAAATACACTGTGAATGATTTTGTTGCTTCAGCACGAGCGTCAAAGAAGATTTCATATGGCCCGGCATACACCGAATCAATTTGATCCTGTGTAAATTCCTGGAAAGCCTGAATATGGAACGTAGTTCCTGTACTTGTAATATCAGTAATAGCTAGCTGGCCATCTGTGTTAGAGAAAGTTGCAGCAGCACCGTCAGTAGTTACTGTTCCCCAATTTGAACTTAGGGTATCGCCTGCGAATCCACCATCAAAAAGAATGTTGTCATTTACACTGCGAACTACAATGTTGTCTATAAATAAACTGGAAGTATCGGTTGCAACTTCAAAACCAAATTTCATGTTTTCCCAAGTTTCATCCACATCAGCAACCAGGGTGTAAGTTTCCATGCTATTAGTTACAGTTACATCCCCATCTCCAGGAGATTGCCAGTACCTTGCCCAAGTTCCTCCGTTTTCACCTAAGAAAACGTGAAAAGTTTTTGTGTCCGCAGTTGTGCGCGCATCAAAGGTAAGTTCTATTGTCCCGGCATTGCCTAGAGCGCTGATCTGATCTGCACTTAAGATCTGAATAGCTTGCACATTCCATTGGTTTCCGGCTGGTACAATATCCGTAATCGAAAGCTCATTATTAGTGACTCCAATAGTAGCAGTTGCTCCACTGTTAATGTCAGTTGCCCAATTGCTAGATAAGGTATCAGCAGAAAAATCACCGTCTAGAATGATGTTTTCGCCGTAAAGTGTGTTCTGAGCAAATGTTGTATTTGCAAAACCCACCATCATAATCATCACTAAAGCGAATGTAGCTAATCGCTTAATAGTAGCATTAATCATGTTTTATCCTGATTTGTTAAGATTGATGTTTCATAGTTTTTTAACATTCTGAATATGCTTAGTTAAACATTTCCAGGATGAGCATACATATGAGAGATAATTTTATAGAAACCCTTCCAAAGAAACAACAATAAAAAGCGAAATTTTTCGGATCTCATGAGAAATTTTCTCACATCTATTCTCTGAGTAGGCCTTTTTAAACAAGAAAAGCGCTACCGTACTTTATTTACTAAAATGAATTGATTAAATATTTGTGAAAGCGCTTCTTTTTTTGCGCAAATTTTTTATCATTCAGAATAATTTTTTTCACCAGATTAAGTATAATTCTATCCTGAAATTCTCCTAATGGAAAAAGCCACATTACATGACATAGCGGAAAAAACTGGTCTCTCTGTTTCCACTGTTTCTCGAATTTTAAGAGGGGAGTCAAAAACAAGTTCTGAAAATGTAGAGCTTACAATCAGAACTGCCCAAGAAATCAATTACCCCATAAACTCAAGGGTACTAAACGGTAAGTACAGTTATAAAAGGCGAATTCAAGTCGCCCTTATTACTTCACTGTACCCCGATGAATTTTACTCAACCTTTTTTTATGGCTTTAATGAAGCAGCTATAGGAAATAATATTGGGTTGTCGCTTCATGTATTTAACCCCGAGGTTTCTACCCTGGGAGAATTTATCACGGAGTTGAGCTATAATTCTATTGATGCGGCAATACTTTTTTTGCCCACCCTCCAGGAAAAAGATTACGCAGAAGTATTAGAAACTATACCCTCGGATTTTGTAATTCTTTCAGTAGCCCCTTTATTCAACCCGGTTCTTGATACGGTTACCTTTGATTCTTATAGAGGTGGATATATTGTGGCCAAGCATTTTTATAAAAAGGATTATCTGGATGTAGGGATAATTACAGGCCCAGTTAATAAAAATGAATCTTTGTTGCGCAAAAATGGATACCTGGATTTTATTAACCAGACAAATAACATGAACCTTGTATGGCATTTCGAAGGAGATTATAGTTTAGAATCTGGGAAATTGGCATGCAAAGAGTTCGACAAACTTTCCAAAAAGCCCCGAGCCATTTTTTGCAGCAATGATTACATGTGCCTTGGCTTCCTCGAACAAGCAAATTTATTAGGCATTGATATACCAGGCGAGGTAGCGATCTCAGGGTACGATGACCTCCCGATTTGTAGCTATGTACACCCTGCAATAACCTCAGTACATACTAACTATGAGATCCTGGCTAAAAAGGCGTTCAATATTCTTTTTGAAAAAATGGAAGGCTCTGCCTCACACAATGGAATTTTAAGTGTTATTCCTGTTTCGCTATCAGAGCGAAAAACCACATGACCCTCATGCTTTCTCTTAATTAGCTTGAGAAGCCTGAACATATTTGCTGTAATACTCACTTGCTCTCAGAGTATCCCCTGTAAGAATATGGTATCGAGCAAAATTATAGAATAGCATGGGTGCATTAGAACCCCTACCCTCACTCTTCTCTAGCCAGTATCTAGCCTTATCTAAATCCTGATTCATTATATAAACTGCGGAGAGCACATCCATATACCTTGGATCCTGTAAGCCGTCATTTAATACCTGATTTACCATATACACAGTGTAGTTATCATCTATTCGGCTTTTTACTGCTATATCAATTCCTTTTTCAATAAGGTTCACAGAGTTGAGTTGCCACTTCAATAATTCATAATAGTGCGTAATGACAGCTAGTGTATCATTCCTGCTTTGCGCTTTATTTATGACTTCAGTAAGTGCTTCAGGAACTAACCTTTGATTTCTCGCCGCATGTGCAGCAATAGAGTCGATGTACGAGGCCTGCAAATATCCTTGATAGATCTTTTGGAATTCCGCTAGTTCCTGGTCTTGAGTAAGTCCTTTTTGAAATGGGTATCCTACTAACAATCTGGATATTGCGGTATTTGAATAGGTTTCTTCAAATGTGCTGATTGCATCAGGAAGGTCAAAACTGTTAGGCCGATAAGCTCTTTTGAGCTTTTCAACTTCAAGAAGATGCTCGAAAAACAATGTAGCCATTAATCGATGCCCCTTATAATCAGGGTGTAAATGATCTATGAACAGTGATTCATCTTCAATCCCACTTGAAGATTGTGCTCTAAGTAATGCTTCGATATCTACCAGTTTGGCTTTATGTTCTTCTGCTACTGATCGAATCACTTCGTTAATTTTATCCGGAGCTCGAAACCGGATTCCGTCCAACTCTTTTGCCTCTTTATACTTATTCACGGCAGACATAGTATCTGCTTGAGCAAATAGCGACTCAGCTTCACGAAAAGCGGATGCAGCATCTTCTTGATCAGTAAAGGGTGCCTGATCTTTTAAATTAGATGCTACTGTACCGATGTATACTGGGATATCATTCCTTTCATAAAGCTCGAGTACATCACCAATATTTTTTTCGAATTGTTGAATACCTTTATCAAACAAGGGACTGTCTAATTCGATATTTGATTCACTAACAACCTTAGCCATCAATGTCCTGTTATCCCCTGCATCAGGGTTATCCGGCTTCATAGCATTCTCAAGCAGTTGATATAATCTCAGATTCTTGAGTTTAATCACCAATCTCTTCAGGCCAATATTATTTACGAGTCCAAATTGAGTAGTACCTACTCCAAATGAACCATAGTACTCATTATGCCCAGCATATATAACAACAGCATCAGGTTCATAGGGAAGTATTCGCTTTGATAAATCACGAATTACATAACTATTAACTGCCGTCATACCAAGGTTAACTACTTCGATATTGAGCCCGTCTGTTTCGAGTACAAGTTTTTGCTCAAGTTGTTCGGAAAAACTGTAGTAGAAATTATATGGAAAACCTTGTGTTGAAGAACCTCCGAAAACAAAAACTCTGAATGTGTTTGGTCTTTTTTCCTTCCTAAAAGCATTGGGTGCAATCTGTGGAATAAAGGATGGGAAGTACCTGCTAATAAATGAGGAGTTTGAAATCAGAAAGTTGGAATCATTAGGTGCTTCCACAAATAAGGGTTGCGCTTCTTTATTATAACCGCCAACTCTTAGACCTATTTCCACAAGGGCAAGAAGCAGGAAAGGAAATAGAACAGTAATGATCCAGAATACAATTTTTTTAGTCGAAGCTTGAGCCATATAGTTTTAGACGATTATATCTGCTGTAAATGAATTACTAAAATACTAGCGTAGCCACCGAACCTGCAAGCAAAGAAAATTCATACTGCTCACTATCTACAGATGCGTTTACTTGTTGTGTAGA comes from the Balneola sp. genome and includes:
- a CDS encoding T9SS C-terminal target domain-containing protein; translation: MINATIKRLATFALVMIMMVGFANTTFAQNTLYGENIILDGDFSADTLSSNWATDINSGATATIGVTNNELSITDIVPAGNQWNVQAIQILSADQISALGNAGTIELTFDARTTADTKTFHVFLGENGGTWARYWQSPGDGDVTVTNSMETYTLVADVDETWENMKFGFEVATDTSSLFIDNIVVRSVNDNILFDGGFAGDTLSSNWGTVTTDGAAATFSNTDGQLAITDITSTGTTFHIQAFQEFTQDQIDSVYAGPYEIFFDARAEATKSFTVYFGENVPGGGWTNFGGTIEVGTEMQTYSMQANATGNFPMMKFGFEVGSDASSVYFDNVIVRRVREIKPEAPTFGLATENGVVTISADDQSDAAMFEVFFSDTAFTTTDGGVNVGTIDPANGLTLDHSTLAPHPTLVDDFTAYYGVVAVTGSGTESDLVVSSIETSMGVQPNYISEISADDADAIFTAVDTETFPDAATIASYFPEGYQPFTINSENRSIENGTGGDGDADISGQMWVGFETGSGADFMIIYAEIMDDILVPAPLASGGNGAWNFDSWEMGIGAYAPESFIRGSDHDAFEIGDEPDYQFRAGFFSDAAPFISAWDGGAGSYDQLVPNSATLGDSSQAGMYRLLTIVSTIQFSTVNTTSVNFDFPTGTGVTTVPFQFALNDNDATSRDTQISWSPLAGQDDWWNTPSRWVTVAMTGLDASFTVSNEEDPDAESPYAFSLEQNYPNPFNPSTNIEFTLASASNVTLEVYNMLGQKVATLLDGERLSAGSHQQLFNAANLSSGMYLYRLSTESFSQSRKMMLIK
- a CDS encoding LacI family transcriptional regulator; protein product: MEKATLHDIAEKTGLSVSTVSRILRGESKTSSENVELTIRTAQEINYPINSRVLNGKYSYKRRIQVALITSLYPDEFYSTFFYGFNEAAIGNNIGLSLHVFNPEVSTLGEFITELSYNSIDAAILFLPTLQEKDYAEVLETIPSDFVILSVAPLFNPVLDTVTFDSYRGGYIVAKHFYKKDYLDVGIITGPVNKNESLLRKNGYLDFINQTNNMNLVWHFEGDYSLESGKLACKEFDKLSKKPRAIFCSNDYMCLGFLEQANLLGIDIPGEVAISGYDDLPICSYVHPAITSVHTNYEILAKKAFNILFEKMEGSASHNGILSVIPVSLSERKTT
- a CDS encoding TonB-dependent receptor, producing the protein MKRFTLLLFALLMTSAPLLAQSKGKIAGTVIDEFGEPLIGVQVFIDGTTKGVLTDIDGKYSIVNMDPGKYVVVFSYIGFATTRVQEVEVILGLTTEVDVTMNEEVIEGQEVIVTAERPIVEKDRTTTTAYISSEQLEALPIVNLSEAINQQAGVVDGHFRGGRIGEVSYLVNGVPINNAFSNGASFDVEQNMVSSLEVISGVFNAEYGQALSGVVNIVTKGVGSEWTGNFLGYAGTIVSDRELEFVTRNTSQTSFLGVSDFSNETFSYTEASSTFEERDMQVSLGGPIIKDKLGIQATLRYVNNPGHLIGRDLYRPSDLQSGVSGSGDPSTWLINASGTGDFYEMNNQERISMNASVVYEFNSRLKLDYNLFYQTGDGRNYNQAYKYNPFGTNKYYFQNQTHILGLRYTMGDNSFANVSYSFLNDRDDNYLYDDVDASGILDSRYVAPELSTQQGQDAFNMGGNDLFSSRGITQSHTIVADYTSQVNNIVLWKTGVSARFHSLENESFGILVLPDETAFRGDNQLDNNLLDVNPWEGAGYSQVKLEFDNLIVNAGLRFDYFEPDFVVPIDVAQASEEMIPDPSSPGDSLFNRTDADPTFQLSPRLGVAFPISETGVMRFSAGLFFQTPQLSLLYSNNEFDRNPGAATFSYGNANLEPERTLQFEVGLQQGLTETLGLDLTVFSKDIRKLAGNEVVRSAVGIPVSRLENIDYGTVKGVTLSLYQRGNLPVTWTFDYTLQFASGSASDPNERFNRFVNGADDIISINRLNWDRRHVLNNSITWVSKFGLTISSINSLQTGNPYTSIRDFLQSNVPNNENAPTWFNSDMRVYYKPPVVSHDIELFLQVDNVFDTNPHFGIYTDTGLADESTALARRLAGGGQPGGLNTYEEWYLDESRRGAPRSVKLGLSYNF